Proteins from a genomic interval of Bacteroidales bacterium:
- a CDS encoding MBL fold metallo-hydrolase, translating into MSDESGKDAALFSGDTLFLGDVGRPDLAQKATNMTQEQLAGLLYDSLYNKILPLADDIKIYPAHGAGSACGKNMMKETVDTLGNQKKTNYALNQPDKNTFIEAVTDGLLPPPGYFKMNAEMNKTGYTVFDTVLDRGMNALTAAGFEAIAETTNALLLDTRDDRDFAKGFIPQSVNIGLNGSFAPWVGTLVADVQQPILLVTDHGKEEETITRLSRVGFDHVLGYLKGGIEAWVKSGKETDRVNRISPEKFAAEMKDRNYKVVDVRKPGEYTAEHIKGADNKPLDYINDWIEEIDPGEHFYLYCGSGYRSMMAASILQARGYRNFSEIEGGFQPITATNVPTTGSI; encoded by the coding sequence TTGTCTGATGAGAGCGGTAAGGATGCGGCGTTATTCAGTGGTGATACCTTATTTTTAGGCGACGTGGGAAGACCGGACCTGGCTCAGAAGGCAACCAATATGACACAGGAACAATTGGCCGGATTGCTTTATGATAGCCTTTATAACAAAATACTTCCTTTGGCGGATGATATTAAAATATATCCGGCACATGGAGCAGGTTCTGCTTGCGGGAAAAATATGATGAAAGAAACAGTGGATACGTTGGGCAATCAAAAAAAGACAAATTATGCCCTGAATCAACCGGATAAGAATACATTTATAGAAGCAGTAACTGACGGATTGCTTCCTCCACCCGGTTATTTTAAAATGAATGCCGAAATGAATAAGACGGGATATACTGTTTTTGATACGGTGTTAGACAGGGGAATGAATGCACTCACTGCAGCCGGTTTTGAAGCCATTGCGGAGACAACAAATGCTTTATTATTGGATACCAGGGATGACCGGGATTTTGCGAAAGGATTTATTCCACAATCTGTAAATATCGGATTGAATGGAAGTTTTGCACCTTGGGTAGGTACGTTAGTAGCAGATGTGCAGCAACCGATCCTTTTGGTTACTGATCATGGAAAGGAAGAAGAAACCATTACCCGGTTGAGCCGTGTAGGTTTTGATCATGTGTTGGGATACCTGAAAGGAGGTATTGAAGCATGGGTAAAGTCCGGAAAGGAAACAGACAGGGTAAACCGTATTTCGCCTGAAAAATTTGCTGCAGAAATGAAGGATAGGAACTATAAGGTCGTGGATGTACGTAAACCAGGCGAATACACGGCTGAACATATTAAAGGCGCAGATAACAAGCCTCTGGACTATATCAATGACTGGATAGAAGAGATCGATCCTGGAGAACACTTTTATTTATACTGTGGAAGCGGATATCGCAGTATGATGGCAGCAAGTATTTTACAGGCAAGAGGATACCGCAATTTCTCGGAAATAGAAGGTGGTTTTCAGCCTATTACTGCAACCAATGTTCCCACGACCGGATCTATTTGA
- a CDS encoding class II fructose-1,6-bisphosphate aldolase has product MVSYKDLGLVNSKEIFDKAFKGRYAIPAFNFNNMEQLQAIVSACVETKSPVILQVSSGARKYANQTLLRYMAQGAVEYAKELGYNIPIVLHLDHGDTFELCQSCIEYGFSSVMIDGSHHPYDKNVELTAKVVEYAHKYDVTVEGELGVLAGIEDDVVAEHHTYTEPDQVEDFVKKTGVDSLAISIGTSHGANKFKPEQCTRNADGILVPPPLRFDILEEIEKRIPGFPIVLHGASSVPQDLVATINQYGGKLKDAIGIPEEQLRKAASSAVCKINIDSDGRLAMTAAVREVFALQPAEFDPRKYLGPARDSLKKLYIHKVKSVLGSAGKA; this is encoded by the coding sequence ATGGTTTCATACAAAGATTTAGGCTTGGTTAATTCGAAAGAAATATTCGATAAGGCCTTTAAAGGTAGATATGCCATCCCGGCATTCAATTTCAATAATATGGAGCAGCTACAAGCCATTGTTTCTGCATGTGTTGAGACAAAATCACCTGTTATTTTACAGGTTTCGAGCGGCGCACGTAAGTATGCTAACCAAACATTACTTCGTTATATGGCTCAGGGAGCTGTTGAGTATGCCAAAGAACTTGGATACAATATTCCCATCGTTCTCCATCTGGACCATGGTGATACTTTTGAACTATGCCAGTCATGTATTGAGTATGGCTTTTCATCAGTAATGATCGACGGATCTCATCATCCGTATGATAAAAATGTGGAATTAACTGCAAAGGTAGTAGAGTACGCACATAAATATGATGTTACCGTTGAAGGTGAATTAGGTGTATTGGCCGGTATAGAAGATGACGTTGTCGCAGAACACCACACTTATACCGAACCGGACCAGGTAGAAGACTTTGTAAAGAAAACAGGCGTTGATTCGCTGGCTATTTCAATCGGCACTTCGCACGGAGCCAACAAATTCAAACCTGAACAGTGTACCCGTAATGCCGACGGTATTCTGGTTCCTCCGCCGTTGCGTTTTGATATCCTGGAAGAAATTGAAAAACGGATACCAGGATTCCCTATCGTATTGCATGGTGCTTCTTCGGTTCCACAGGATCTTGTCGCTACCATTAATCAATATGGAGGTAAACTTAAAGATGCGATCGGCATTCCCGAAGAACAGTTGCGCAAGGCTGCTTCATCGGCTGTATGTAAAATTAATATCGACAGTGATGGTCGTTTGGCTATGACAGCTGCAGTACGTGAGGTTTTTGCTCTTCAGCCAGCCGAATTTGATCCTCGTAAATATTTAGGTCCTGCCCGCGATTCGTTGAAAAAACTTTATATTCATAAAGTAAAAAGTGTACTGGGTAGCGCAGGAAAGGCCTAA
- the hisB gene encoding bifunctional histidinol-phosphatase/imidazoleglycerol-phosphate dehydratase HisB yields MKRVLILDRDGTLVIEPPVDYQLDSLEKLEFYPKVFRNLYFIQKKLDFEWVMATNQDGLGSASFPEETFWPAQNKIIQTFANEGIIFDDILIDRSFPDENKPTRKPGTGMFCKYLPPEYDLTHSFVIGDRVTDIELAKNLGCKAILLNDGALLKDHPELHETCILATTDWDKVAEILFAKERRAVIQRTTKETDIHVEINLDGNGVCDIHTGLNFFDHMLEQIGKHSGMDLTIHTKGDLNVDEHHTIEDTAIALGEALYNALGSKRGIERYGFSLPMDDCLCSVALDFGGRPWLVWNAEYKREKVGDMPTEMFLHFFKSLSDAAKMNLNIKAEGENEHHKIEGTFKALARALKMAIRRDIYHFELPSTKGTL; encoded by the coding sequence ATGAAGAGAGTCTTAATACTTGACAGAGATGGGACATTAGTCATAGAACCACCCGTTGACTACCAATTAGACAGTCTGGAAAAACTGGAATTCTATCCCAAGGTATTCCGGAATTTATACTTCATACAAAAAAAGCTGGATTTTGAATGGGTGATGGCGACCAACCAGGATGGCTTAGGTAGCGCCTCATTTCCAGAAGAAACATTTTGGCCGGCACAAAACAAAATCATACAAACATTTGCGAATGAAGGGATCATTTTCGATGATATCCTGATAGACCGTTCTTTTCCTGACGAGAACAAACCGACCCGAAAACCGGGTACGGGAATGTTCTGCAAATACCTGCCTCCCGAATATGACCTGACCCACTCATTTGTCATCGGCGACCGGGTCACCGACATTGAATTAGCTAAGAACCTGGGCTGTAAAGCTATTTTATTGAATGACGGAGCACTTCTCAAAGATCATCCGGAATTACATGAGACCTGTATTCTTGCTACTACCGATTGGGATAAGGTTGCTGAAATCCTTTTTGCAAAGGAGCGGCGTGCTGTTATTCAACGTACCACAAAAGAAACAGACATCCATGTGGAAATTAACCTGGATGGAAACGGGGTATGCGATATTCATACAGGTTTGAATTTTTTCGACCATATGCTCGAACAGATCGGAAAACATTCGGGCATGGATTTAACTATTCACACGAAAGGCGATCTGAATGTGGATGAACACCACACCATCGAAGATACGGCTATTGCGTTGGGTGAAGCTTTATATAATGCTTTGGGCAGCAAAAGAGGTATAGAGCGATATGGCTTTTCGCTTCCCATGGATGACTGCCTTTGTTCGGTTGCCCTTGATTTTGGCGGAAGGCCCTGGCTTGTGTGGAATGCTGAATATAAGCGGGAGAAGGTGGGCGATATGCCTACAGAGATGTTTTTACATTTCTTCAAATCTTTGAGTGACGCAGCCAAAATGAACCTTAATATCAAGGCAGAAGGAGAAAATGAACACCATAAAATAGAAGGCACTTTCAAAGCGCTGGCCCGTGCATTGAAAATGGCTATCCGTAGGGATATCTATCATTTTGAACTCCCCAGCACAAAAGGAACCCTCTGA
- a CDS encoding ferritin yields MNLTKKLSDAFNQQIKAEMWSSNLYLSMAVYFMNMGGLDGCVNWMKKQAEEELEHAHKLIDYSVQRGGKAIVNQIDAVPTEWENPQAVFEHVYKHELQVSEMIDQLMDLAIAENDKATQEFLRWFVTEQVEEEDSAKSILDKFNVFGVHGLYSINHDLAKR; encoded by the coding sequence ATGAATCTTACAAAAAAATTATCGGATGCTTTTAACCAGCAAATCAAAGCAGAAATGTGGTCGTCAAACCTGTACCTGTCTATGGCCGTTTATTTCATGAATATGGGAGGACTTGACGGATGCGTCAACTGGATGAAAAAGCAGGCAGAGGAAGAGCTGGAACATGCCCATAAACTGATCGATTATTCCGTTCAACGTGGTGGAAAAGCCATTGTTAACCAAATTGATGCAGTCCCTACTGAATGGGAGAACCCTCAGGCTGTATTTGAACATGTATACAAACATGAACTCCAAGTTTCGGAAATGATCGATCAGCTCATGGATCTGGCTATTGCAGAGAATGACAAAGCCACACAGGAATTTCTGAGATGGTTTGTGACGGAGCAAGTGGAAGAAGAAGATTCTGCTAAATCAATATTGGATAAATTCAACGTATTCGGTGTACATGGATTGTATAGCATTAATCATGACCTGGCCAAAAGATAA
- the ahpC gene encoding peroxiredoxin: MASIINSFIPEFKANAYHNGEFKTITDKDVKGKWGIFFFYPADFTFVCPTELEDMADNYAKFKELGVEVYSVSTDTHFVHKAWHDASESIKKIKYPMLADPTGALSRALGVYIEEEGLAYRGTFLFNPEGQIKVCEIHDNGIGRNAGELLRKAEAAKFVAENPNEVCPAKWKKGDKTLKPGIDLVGKI, encoded by the coding sequence ATGGCATCTATCATTAATTCTTTCATTCCCGAATTTAAAGCGAACGCTTATCATAACGGTGAGTTCAAAACCATTACCGATAAAGATGTAAAAGGTAAATGGGGTATTTTCTTTTTTTATCCTGCTGATTTTACTTTTGTTTGTCCTACCGAATTGGAAGACATGGCTGATAATTACGCTAAATTCAAAGAATTAGGCGTTGAGGTGTATTCGGTAAGTACTGATACGCATTTTGTTCATAAAGCCTGGCACGATGCTTCGGAAAGCATTAAAAAGATAAAATATCCGATGCTGGCTGATCCAACTGGTGCTCTTTCACGTGCACTGGGCGTATATATTGAAGAAGAAGGGTTGGCTTATCGTGGTACCTTCCTCTTCAATCCTGAAGGACAAATCAAGGTGTGTGAAATCCATGACAATGGTATCGGACGTAATGCAGGTGAATTACTCCGCAAAGCAGAAGCGGCCAAGTTCGTAGCAGAAAATCCGAATGAGGTTTGTCCGGCCAAATGGAAAAAAGGAGACAAAACTCTGAAACCGGGTATTGATCTCGTAGGTAAAATCTAA
- a CDS encoding transcriptional repressor yields MDIQEIHQHLTSHDIRPSMQRVAIMQYLMEHMTHPTIDEIFNDLLPSMPTLSKTTVYNTLKLFYDKKAVLSLTIDEKNVRYDANTFDHAHFKCKKCGMIYDIPMNKEEVPSFKEDMDLLHEETQVYFLGTCKNCR; encoded by the coding sequence ATGGATATTCAAGAAATACACCAACACCTGACAAGCCATGATATCAGACCCTCTATGCAGCGGGTGGCTATCATGCAATACCTGATGGAACACATGACTCATCCCACGATAGATGAGATCTTCAATGACCTGTTGCCATCTATGCCTACATTGTCGAAAACAACCGTCTATAATACCCTCAAATTGTTTTATGACAAGAAAGCTGTGTTATCCTTGACTATCGACGAAAAAAATGTAAGGTATGATGCGAATACGTTCGATCATGCTCATTTTAAATGCAAAAAATGCGGAATGATCTACGATATTCCGATGAATAAAGAGGAAGTTCCTTCTTTTAAAGAAGACATGGATCTTCTTCACGAAGAAACCCAGGTATACTTCCTGGGTACCTGTAAAAATTGCAGGTAA
- the glmS gene encoding glutamine--fructose-6-phosphate transaminase (isomerizing) — protein sequence MCGIVGYIGNQEAYPILIKGLHRLEYRGYDSAGIALLNQQGNLNICKAKGRVSDLEEFCANKDVSGTIGIAHTRWATHGEPSNVNAHPHYSQSENLALIHNGIIENYVVLKEQLLKSGYTFQSSTDTEVLIQLIEFVKNLNHVDLHTAVQLALNQVVGAYAIAIIEKNNPDQIIAARKSSPLVLGIGDDEFFIASDASPIIEYTNKVIYLEDGDIATVKRKTSPKIVTIENIEKTHEIIQLEMSLSQLEKGGYPHFMLKEIFEQPRTLRDCMRGRINVACDNAVLSGIIDNRERFLNARRIIILACGTSWHAGLIGEYLFEEFCRIPVEVEYSSEFRYRNPVIYPDDIVITISQSGETADTLAAIELVRKSGAFVYGICNVVGSSIPRNTDSGSYTHVGPEIGVASTKAFTAQLMVLSIMALCVGREKKTISEKRFVDLLHELNSIPEKIEQILLSNEKIRELSNIFTYAHNFIYLGRGYNYPVALEGALKLKEISYIHAEGYPAAEMKHGPIALIDSEMPVVAIATDNGMYEKVISNIQEIKARNGRVIAIVSENDMVVKNIADYVIEVPATEDCFDPLLVTVPLQLLSYHIAVNKKRDVDMPRNLAKSVTVE from the coding sequence ATGTGTGGAATTGTTGGATATATTGGAAATCAGGAAGCTTACCCTATCCTGATAAAAGGACTTCATAGACTGGAATATCGTGGGTATGACAGTGCAGGAATTGCGCTCTTGAATCAACAGGGTAATCTGAATATATGCAAAGCTAAAGGGAGGGTATCCGACCTGGAAGAGTTTTGTGCGAATAAAGATGTATCAGGAACGATAGGAATAGCTCATACACGTTGGGCAACTCATGGTGAACCCAGCAATGTGAACGCGCATCCCCACTATTCGCAGTCGGAAAATCTGGCATTGATACACAATGGTATCATTGAGAACTATGTAGTATTGAAAGAGCAATTATTGAAAAGTGGTTATACTTTCCAGAGCAGTACGGATACGGAAGTATTAATTCAATTGATTGAATTTGTAAAGAATCTGAATCATGTGGACTTACATACAGCGGTTCAGCTTGCACTGAATCAGGTAGTAGGAGCTTATGCTATTGCAATTATTGAAAAAAACAATCCTGACCAGATCATAGCGGCCCGTAAAAGTAGTCCGTTGGTATTGGGTATTGGAGATGATGAATTTTTTATCGCATCGGATGCTTCTCCTATTATTGAATATACCAACAAGGTGATTTATCTGGAAGACGGAGATATAGCCACTGTAAAGCGAAAAACCTCACCTAAAATAGTGACCATAGAGAATATTGAAAAAACTCACGAGATCATACAATTGGAGATGAGTCTGAGCCAACTGGAAAAGGGTGGTTATCCGCATTTCATGTTGAAGGAGATATTCGAACAACCGCGCACTTTACGTGACTGTATGCGGGGTCGGATCAATGTAGCATGTGACAATGCGGTACTTTCAGGTATTATCGATAACCGGGAACGTTTTCTGAATGCCAGGCGGATCATTATCCTGGCTTGTGGGACATCCTGGCATGCCGGGCTCATCGGTGAATATCTTTTTGAAGAGTTTTGCAGGATTCCGGTGGAAGTCGAGTACTCTTCGGAATTCCGGTACCGGAATCCGGTTATTTATCCGGATGATATTGTCATTACGATTTCCCAATCAGGGGAAACGGCTGATACTCTTGCAGCCATCGAGCTAGTGAGAAAATCCGGTGCTTTTGTTTACGGGATCTGCAATGTGGTCGGTTCATCTATTCCCAGAAATACCGATTCGGGTTCGTATACCCATGTAGGTCCGGAAATTGGCGTTGCATCAACCAAGGCATTTACCGCTCAGTTAATGGTATTATCTATTATGGCATTATGCGTTGGCCGTGAAAAGAAAACCATATCAGAAAAACGTTTTGTTGATTTATTACACGAGTTGAATTCGATTCCGGAAAAGATAGAACAGATACTACTATCAAATGAGAAAATAAGGGAATTATCAAATATTTTCACCTATGCCCATAATTTTATTTATCTCGGACGGGGATATAATTATCCGGTTGCGTTGGAAGGTGCATTGAAATTAAAGGAAATATCCTATATCCATGCCGAAGGTTATCCGGCAGCTGAAATGAAACACGGGCCTATTGCGCTTATTGATAGTGAAATGCCTGTTGTAGCCATAGCTACGGACAATGGTATGTATGAAAAAGTAATCAGTAACATACAGGAGATCAAGGCAAGAAATGGACGGGTCATTGCCATTGTCAGTGAAAATGATATGGTCGTTAAAAATATTGCTGATTATGTGATCGAGGTTCCTGCAACTGAAGATTGTTTCGATCCTTTACTGGTGACTGTTCCATTGCAATTGTTGTCCTATCATATTGCTGTGAATAAGAAACGGGATGTAGATATGCCTCGTAACCTTGCCAAATCGGTTACAGTAGAATAA
- a CDS encoding MBL fold metallo-hydrolase, whose translation MKIEQIYTGCLSHGAYYIVSKGEAAIIDPLREPQPYLKRLERDGVTLKYIFETHFHADFVSGHIHLSERTNAPIIYGPTAQPEFKAIIAKDNQRFQLGDVTIRIIHTPGHTMESSCFYCLMRAVRMRRYSVVIPYF comes from the coding sequence ATGAAGATTGAACAGATTTATACAGGATGTCTGTCACATGGAGCTTATTACATCGTTTCCAAAGGAGAAGCGGCCATCATTGATCCATTGCGTGAACCGCAACCTTATCTGAAAAGATTGGAAAGGGATGGTGTAACACTCAAATATATTTTTGAAACCCATTTTCATGCCGACTTCGTAAGTGGACATATACATCTGAGTGAAAGAACCAATGCCCCAATTATATATGGTCCGACTGCTCAACCCGAATTCAAGGCTATTATTGCAAAGGACAACCAGCGCTTCCAATTAGGGGATGTAACGATCCGTATTATACATACGCCCGGACATACGATGGAAAGCTCCTGTTTTTATTGTCTGATGAGAGCGGTAAGGATGCGGCGTTATTCAGTGGTGATACCTTATTTTTAG
- a CDS encoding flavodoxin family protein has product MKRVMIINGGPRKKFNTSILLDEAAKGVRESGAETETIHLYDFEYKGCNSCFACKHKNATCKWKCTLKDHLSPILEKILSSDAVICGSPIYLGQVTGMTRCFLERLLFPLLSYEDSNRNFAGKIHSAFIYTMNLDYEEAIRRGYGYIFATNERYMRNLGGTFEQLIIGDTYQFDDYHKYAAARFDEKHKDHIRKTQFPIDRQKAFELGRKIVSGE; this is encoded by the coding sequence ATGAAAAGAGTGATGATAATCAATGGTGGACCACGCAAAAAATTCAATACATCAATATTACTTGATGAAGCTGCAAAAGGAGTCAGAGAATCAGGGGCTGAAACCGAGACCATCCACCTGTATGATTTTGAGTACAAAGGTTGCAACAGTTGTTTTGCATGTAAACATAAAAATGCTACATGTAAATGGAAGTGTACGCTAAAAGATCATCTTTCACCCATTCTCGAAAAGATATTAAGCAGTGATGCTGTTATATGCGGATCTCCCATATATTTGGGACAAGTAACCGGAATGACCCGTTGTTTCCTTGAACGACTGCTTTTTCCGTTATTATCTTATGAAGACAGCAACAGAAATTTTGCCGGAAAAATCCACAGTGCGTTCATTTATACAATGAACCTTGATTATGAAGAAGCAATAAGGAGAGGTTACGGGTATATTTTTGCCACCAATGAAAGATATATGCGGAATCTTGGAGGCACATTCGAACAACTGATCATTGGAGATACGTACCAATTCGACGATTACCACAAATATGCAGCTGCACGCTTCGATGAAAAGCATAAGGATCATATCAGGAAGACACAGTTCCCTATTGATCGCCAAAAAGCTTTTGAATTGGGCCGAAAGATAGTTTCCGGAGAATAG
- a CDS encoding nitroreductase family protein — translation MENLKKIIKDRRSYYQIAGKSPISDKEIKELIDFAVLHTPSPFNSQSTRIVLLLNEHHKRLWDIVKKELEGLISTEKFPATKEKIENCFEAGYGTVLFYEDQSVVKTLQNNYPTFRDNFPIWSEHASAMHQYAIWLLLEKAGFGASLQHYNPLIDEEISKSWKIDPSWKLIAQMPFGIPITEPNEKVFAPIQNRSIIFE, via the coding sequence ATGGAAAATTTGAAAAAGATAATTAAAGATCGCAGGTCTTACTACCAAATCGCTGGTAAAAGTCCCATTTCCGACAAAGAGATCAAAGAATTAATTGATTTTGCAGTGCTTCATACCCCTTCTCCATTCAACTCACAATCAACCAGAATTGTACTTCTTTTGAATGAGCATCATAAAAGATTATGGGATATAGTAAAAAAGGAACTCGAAGGACTAATATCCACCGAAAAATTTCCGGCGACAAAAGAAAAAATCGAAAACTGTTTTGAAGCAGGTTATGGTACAGTTCTTTTTTACGAGGATCAAAGTGTTGTTAAAACACTTCAAAATAACTATCCGACTTTCCGGGATAATTTTCCGATATGGTCTGAACATGCTTCGGCCATGCATCAGTATGCTATATGGCTATTGCTTGAAAAAGCAGGCTTTGGTGCCTCTCTCCAGCATTACAATCCTTTGATTGATGAAGAGATCTCAAAATCATGGAAGATTGACCCGAGTTGGAAACTGATCGCACAAATGCCGTTTGGGATACCTATTACCGAACCAAATGAAAAAGTATTTGCACCAATTCAAAACAGAAGTATTATATTTGAGTAA
- the ahpF gene encoding alkyl hydroperoxide reductase subunit F, which produces MLDTAIKEQVKSIFSELSSSYTLDIYVSDTHENREDLIELLEDLSSCSDKIECHLNKGTGLEFYLLKDGAKTGIKFRAVPNGHEFSTLLLAILNSDGKGKNFPDEFIQNRIKALKGKIHITTYVSLTCTNCPDVAQAFNLMALINPRIQHETVDGAINQEEVDRLKIQGVPAVFADSEFIHSGRADFGELLDKLEKKYGSEEIVNPVDTRKEYDVLVIGGGPAGSSAAIYSARKGLKVAVLAERIGGQVKETVGIENLVSIPKTTGEQLANDLKKHMLEYPIDIFENRTVEKVEINGNNKILHVKGGEIYTSPALIIATGASWRRLNVEGESRYIGKGVAFCPHCDGPFYKGKHTAVIGGGNSGIEAAIDLAGICSKVTVFEFLEEMKADRVLQEKLHSLPNVELFLNAQTTEILGDDEKLVGIKVKDRQTEQERLVELDGIFVQIGLIPNSLLFRDIVKINLMGEIEIDEHCRTNVSGIYAAGDVSTVPYKQIVISMGEGAKAALSAFDDRIRGVLG; this is translated from the coding sequence ATGTTAGATACAGCAATAAAAGAACAGGTAAAGTCTATTTTTTCAGAACTTTCTTCATCATATACGTTGGATATCTACGTGTCCGACACTCATGAAAACCGTGAAGATCTGATCGAATTACTGGAAGACTTGTCTTCATGCTCGGACAAGATCGAATGCCATCTGAATAAAGGGACCGGACTAGAGTTTTACCTATTGAAAGATGGGGCAAAGACCGGAATAAAATTCAGGGCTGTGCCTAACGGGCATGAGTTTTCCACACTTCTTCTGGCAATACTGAACAGTGATGGAAAAGGCAAGAATTTCCCGGATGAATTTATTCAGAACAGGATAAAAGCCTTGAAAGGAAAAATCCATATCACTACCTATGTATCGCTCACCTGTACTAATTGCCCGGATGTGGCACAAGCATTCAACCTGATGGCATTGATCAATCCCAGGATACAACACGAAACTGTGGATGGAGCCATCAATCAGGAAGAAGTGGACCGGTTGAAAATACAAGGAGTTCCTGCCGTATTTGCCGATAGTGAATTTATTCATTCGGGACGTGCCGATTTTGGCGAACTGTTGGATAAACTCGAAAAAAAATACGGATCGGAAGAAATAGTCAATCCCGTGGATACCCGTAAAGAATATGATGTGCTGGTGATAGGCGGGGGACCTGCAGGCTCTTCAGCAGCCATTTATTCCGCACGTAAAGGGTTGAAAGTAGCTGTTCTGGCTGAACGCATCGGCGGACAAGTCAAGGAAACGGTAGGCATTGAAAATCTGGTTTCAATTCCTAAGACTACCGGGGAACAATTAGCTAATGACCTGAAAAAGCATATGCTGGAATATCCTATTGATATTTTCGAGAACCGGACTGTTGAAAAAGTGGAAATTAATGGAAATAATAAAATATTGCATGTAAAAGGCGGTGAGATCTATACCTCCCCGGCGCTGATCATTGCTACCGGTGCAAGCTGGCGCAGACTCAATGTGGAAGGAGAATCAAGATACATCGGTAAGGGGGTGGCTTTCTGCCCGCATTGTGATGGTCCCTTTTACAAAGGAAAACATACAGCGGTCATTGGTGGTGGAAATTCCGGTATCGAAGCAGCCATTGACCTGGCAGGCATCTGTTCCAAAGTAACCGTTTTTGAATTCCTGGAAGAAATGAAAGCCGACCGGGTACTTCAGGAAAAATTACATAGCCTGCCGAATGTGGAGCTCTTCCTCAACGCACAAACTACTGAAATTCTTGGTGATGATGAAAAATTAGTCGGCATCAAGGTAAAAGACCGCCAGACCGAACAGGAACGTTTGGTCGAACTGGACGGTATTTTTGTTCAGATCGGATTAATACCCAACAGTCTATTGTTCAGAGACATTGTAAAAATCAACCTCATGGGTGAAATCGAGATCGATGAACATTGCCGGACGAATGTCTCTGGCATTTATGCGGCCGGAGATGTTTCTACCGTACCTTACAAGCAGATCGTCATATCAATGGGCGAAGGTGCTAAAGCAGCTCTTTCCGCATTTGATGATCGTATCCGCGGTGTTTTGGGGTAA
- a CDS encoding rubredoxin, which yields MKKYQCDICGYVYDPAEGDPDSGIKPGTAFEDIPDDWVCPLCGVGKEDFSPVDE from the coding sequence ATGAAAAAATACCAATGCGATATTTGCGGGTACGTATATGATCCCGCTGAAGGAGATCCGGACAGTGGAATTAAACCGGGAACCGCTTTTGAAGATATTCCCGATGACTGGGTATGCCCACTTTGCGGAGTAGGTAAGGAGGATTTTTCTCCTGTGGATGAATAA